The DNA sequence AAGTTAgttgcttgttcttcagggacgcactactcgcttctgtctgctgatttccagccacgctcACGTCCCACacaacattggtgacccggacgagCAGCTAAGGGCTAAGGACACACCTCAAGGCACCGACATTCCTACACTCTCCCGCGTCGACGTCAAACTGCCTCCGTTTTGGACTGCGGATCCTGCATTGTGGTTAATTCAGGTAGAATCACAATTCGCTGCACGGCGCATCACAGCAGATTCCACGAAATGCCATTATGTGGTGAGCAGTCTGCCCCCATCAGCCGCTAGCGAAGTTCGAGACCTGTTGCTTTCTCCACCAGCAGACAACGTTTACGAGGCGTTGAAGGCAACACTCATTCACAGGATCACGCCCTCCGAAAGCCAACGGCTACAACAGCTTCTTCATGAAGCCAACCTCTGCGACAGAACGCCAAGCCAGCTGCTGCGTCACATGCAGCAATTATTGGGCAGCAAAGTGGATGGTCTTGACAGCCGGCTGCTCCGAGAAATATTTCTACAGAAAATTCCCCCGAACGTCAGAATGGTCATGACTGCCTCAAATGAGAACGATCTATCCAAACAGGCCGAGTTAGCCGACAAACTCATGGCGGTAGCTGCCATATCTGTCGCAGCCGTCACAAGCGAACCGTCTCCACATGAACAGCTTCAAGAGATGAAGAACGAAATATCGTGTCTCGTGGATTCCGCGGCCCCCCTCAATACCGCGTCACGGTCAACCAGTCGGGGTGCTCCGCAATCGCCTACGAAACGCCAAAAAACTATGTTGGTACCATTGCAAGTTCGGCAATGCTGCGCGCAAATGCGCACCACCCTGTGAGCTCTCGGGAAACGCCCCGGGAAGGCGCTGAGGGCGACCAGCGCTTCTGCCATGCAAGAACGTCGCTCATCAGTATTTTTCCTAACCGACCGCAACAGCGGCTTccgcttcctcgtcgacacaggtgCAGAAGTGACCGTACTCCCAGTATCGCCCGCGGACCGCAAGCGCCCGAACGCATCGCCTCTGCAAGCAGTCAACAACACGGCCATCGCCACGTACGGAAACCACTCCCTAACCGACAGTCTGGGCCTGCAGAGAGCGCTGCGATGGATCTTTATACTAGCCGACGTGAAATTCGCCATCCTTGGGGCGGAGTTTCTGCGCCACTTTGGACTGTTAGTCGACGTGCGTAACCGGAGGCTACAGGACCCTGTGTCACAAAGCAATGTAAAAGGCAAGCCTTCAAGACATACGCCGCTCAGCCCTACGCTGATCAAGCCAGCAGGTCCTCTTCGCTTCACTTCTATACTCAGCGAATTTTCTGACCTGACACACCAGCGCCAGTGGGATCCCCAGTAAAACACGACGTGTTTCACCACATCACCAAAACTGGACCACCGGCTCACGTTCGACCACGTCGATTGTCGCCTGAAAAACTGGTGGTGGCAAGACAGGAATACGACCATATGTTGGAGTTGGGCATCATCCAACCTTCTTCCAGTACTTGGGCCTCTCCCCTTCACATGGTTCCTAAGCGATCATCGGGTGACTGGCGTCCTTGCGGGGACTATCGAGCGCTGAACAGTGTTACAACGCCCGACCGGTACCCCGTGCCACATATTCACGACATACTGGCAGGTCTGCATGGGGCCAAAATTTTTTCGAAAATTGATCTCGTGCGCGCATACCACCAGATACCTGTGTCATCGGAAGACGTCCCCAAGACTGCTATCACTACACCCTTTGGTCTATTCGAATTCCTgcgcatgccattcggccttcGCAACGCGGGTCAAACGTTCCAAAGGTTTATCGAGGGTGTTCTACGGGGCCTAAATTTTGGTCACGCCTACCTGGATGACTTGCTTATCGCGAGCACCACCCCAGAAGAACATGAAGCGCACCTGCGGATTGTTTTTCAGCGCCTATCTGAGCACGGCGTTATGTCAACGCGGCCAAAAGTGAACTCGGCGTGCCTGAGTTATCATTTCTGGGCCACATCATTTCGAGCTCGGGAGTACGGTCACACCCATCCAAAGTGCAGGCCATACAAAACTTTCCACTGCCGACAACGAAGCGCCAACTAAGTGAATTTCTCGGATTGCTAAACTTCTACCGCCGCTTTGTGCCCAAATGCGCACATATCATACAACCACTTCACGGACTGCTGAAGGCAACGCAAGGATCTTCGAATGACCTGCCTTGGTGCGAAGAAGCGAAAAGGGCTTTCAACCAAAGCAAGCAGGCCTTGGAAAATGCGGCTCTCCTGGCGTACCCGCAGCCAGGAATCCCCCAGTGTTTAATGGTCGATGCCTCAGACATAGCCATCGGCGCCGTGTTGCAACAGCTGAACGACGGCACATGGCACCCAACTGCATTCTTCTCGAAGAAGCTGACGCCTACTGAGCGCCGCTACAGCACCTTCGGGCGCGAACTGCTAGCCGTCTACTCAAGTATACGCAACTTCCGGCATTTCTTGGAAGGCGTGGAGTTCTTCATTTTAACCGACCATAAACCGCTGACCTATGCTCTCCGCTTTATGCGTTCAGACGGTGGCACGCACACGGCCCGTGAACTTCGGCAACTGGCATACATATCCGAGTTCACGACAGACATCCGCCACGTAAAAGGGAGCGACAACGTCGTTGCTGACGCCCTGTCGCGGAGCGCTATAAATTTCGTCAACGATCCAGAAGGAGTTAACTTCGACGCGCTGGCGGCAGCCCAAAGAGACGACGAAGAGCTAAAAAGCCTCCTAACAACAAAAACGGCCCTCAAACTACAGTGGATGCAGATTCCGGGATCAGGCGACCAGATTTGCTGTGACACCTCCACGGGCAACCCACGCCCCTTCGTGCCTGCCAATCTACGTCGCCGCCTTTTCCTTTCTGTTCACAAGCTATCGCATCCTGGAATCAAAGCTACGCAAAAGTTGCTCACAGCAAGGTTCATCTGACCAGGTATCAACCGAGACGTGCGTTGCTGGGCAAGAGAATGCATGCCATGTCAGCGTGGCAAAATTAGAGagtaatagttgagcggctcaGCGGGCCAGCGGGCCTAAAGCGGGCCCAGCAAACGAGCGGAGacgccaactgcgcatgcgcggcccgctgGGACATCCAGCGTGTTCACGGAGCGCGCCGCTCGCCCGCTCATTTCGTCTCTTCAGCGGAGCGTGCGCAGCGGACGAGCGTGCGAGCGTTTTCAAGAAGCGGCAGCGAACGCGAACGTTCTTTTCgcataatatttcttttctttttttaatatttttattttctttttttaatatttcaaataataTTCTTTTCGCAGTAACTTCAATTTTATTCGGCAGGTAACGCAGCAAAGTCTCTGCTTGATCGAGAGTAACTTCAACCTTGttcaacagatggcgcagcagtACTATCCGCTGAAACGAGCGGGGCGTCGCTCAGCTATTACTCTTCTTTTCATCTTGCGCTCCGCTGTCCCCTCCGCTTCAtcgctgggcccgctggcccgctgagccgctcaactattactCTCTATTAATCGACATACTGTGACcccgttggcaaagttcgcaacCTCCAGACGCGCGTTTCGACCATGTCCACCTCGACATTCTCGGACCTTTGCTGCCTTGCCAAGAGCATGCCTATTTACTGACGTGCATTGATAGATTCACGCGCAGGGCGGAGGCCATACCTATAGTGGATATCACTGCTGACACGGTTGCCCGCGCCTTTTTGCACCACTGGGTTGCTCGTTTCGGCGCACCATCCATAATAACAACCGACCGTGGAAGGCAGTTCGAATCATCACTTTTCGTCAGTATTACACGTTTCATTGGTGCTTGTCGCATCAGAACAACTGCCTACCACCCGATTCGCAACGGCATGGTGGAGCGTTTCCACCGCCAGCTCAAGTCGGCGCTCGCCGCAACAGAAGAGCGCAACTGGATGGAGGCACTGCCACTCATTCTCTTGGGAATACGGACAGCTGTCAAGACAGACATCGGCTGCAGCGCGGCCGAACTGGTGTACGGAACGACTCTGTGCCTTCCAGGAGAATTCTTCACTGGCAGTCCGCAAGACGGCTGTACAGCTACCGCAGCCTACGCACTTAGGCTACGAGACATAATGGAAAACCTTCGCGCTACGCCACCGCGACGTCGCGAGTGGCGTCGGTTCAGAACTCTGTTCAGATCAGAACTCGGTTCGTGCACACACGTGTTTGTGCGCCATGACGCAGTTCATCGGCCACTCCAACCACCGTATAACGGGCCATTCCGAGTGCTACGTCGAGGTAACAAGCAGTTCACTATCGACGTGCGCGGTCGTCACGAAGTGGTATCACTCGATCGGCTGAAGCCAGCGCACATTGAAGATGTAGACACCGTTTCACATGCAACGCCACCTGTGACACCACCCTCCAAGGCTCTACTCGTTCAAACACGCCAAGTCACAAGCACACGCAGTGGACGAGCCTCCAGGGCGCCCCGTCGTATGGACTTGTGAACAAATTAAATCGTCCTGTAAACGTTCCTTAACTCACCAGGAGAGGAAGTGATGTGGCAGCCTCAtggtcgcacagcagcagccgGACACCCTCTCCCATTTTTGACTCGGTAAAAAATTATATCGCGTTGTGcgcgggaatgggaagtggtgcgagggtgcgcaaccgAGCCGTAGAGGCTGTACGATTAGGAAATAAAAGTtagttgttgcttgttcttcagggacgcactactcgcttctgtctgctgatttccagccacgctcgcgTCCCACACAACAAGATCATTcacgtcaaaacgaggcgaagagactttgtcgccaAGAcactggtgtgcgtggtgccgaaattggagctactctagagccgctccaccagcttgaGCTTTGACACTGCTGCGTGTGCCTCGCAGGCCTGTTACTTTTTTCCAGACCATAGCACTGTGGAATACTTTACCCGGTCATGTTCACTCTGTCACCTCCTGAATTCTTCGTGCATACTTTAAACACTCATATTGCATTGtaccttgttttgtttttgttttcgctttttttcGTTTGCTAAATTTGTTCTCTGTAATCCCCATTCTGCAATAGCCACTTGGGGTTAcagtcatcatcagcatcattagccgatgtttatgtccactgcaggacgagggctCTCTCtatgatttccaattacccctgtcttgcgctagctgattccaacttgcgcctgcaaatttgccgacttcatcaccacacctagtttctgccgtcctcgactgctcttcccttctcttgctatccattctgcAGCTCTactggtccacctgttatccatgctacgcattacatggtccgcccagctcaatttttcccgcttaatgtcaactagaatatcggcctatccgcgtttgttctccgatccacaccactctcttcctgtctcctaacattaggcctaccatttttcgttccatcgccctttgtgtgGTCCATACCTTTTTCTCGAGCTTcacttgttaacctccaagtttctgccccatatgtaagcgccgcaatgattgtacactattagtttcaatgacagtggtaaggtcccagttaggatttggcaatgcctgccgtatgcacgcaACATCGCCGCCCTTGGCATCCACGCAATGGCCTCGAACCACGGTGCAGTCAGACCAAGTGAAATCTAAGCCAAATATGCTATCATGCAGCCTGCTTTCTGTAATGCTAACAGCGTGAGGGGAATATGTTGAAATTAGGGACAGAAAGCTTGGATATTTATGTTTCTTACATTCAGATTCAAAATACCAAGTGGGTCAATAGCGCTGGCTTGTAAGTAAGCCGACTAGGCGGCAGTAGGGCTATCTGAGTTGCCAGTGTCCTTTACAATATCATTAGATGCATCACTTCAGCTGTACCGCACATTATAATAGAAAATTGCTGCACCGCAGCCTGCCATCGAACCATTGCTGCGCAAAGAAATCTGTCTTCATTCCACCCGGTGAAAGctgatgtacagcgaagctgctgcggacgttagacaagtacGACCACCCTaactgacgttagacgacgttacacaagcaccaccaccacaagcgagtGACATGAcgtgcgcacgcacgtgtgcgttaagtgcagcatacatcttcattcttctaggccgtccaCTTAGTGGTAGTGCCTTAtagaactatcatcatcatcagcctatacttatgcttaatatttataataaatatttatgtttattatttatatttaatgttcaaaagtaaattgcgtcagaaaatacGTAAAGTTCATCACACACAAGCTGCAGGCATGATAGGTTCGAATTGTAACGAGAATATACAAAAAAGTATAGATATGTTACCCGGAAGCTGAAAGACAGAGTCCTCTTTCAGGTCTATCCTCATTCATCCTTATTCTTGTAGGCCCCTCGCCTGGTGCAAATATGCGTTATTGAGCCAacttaatttctcaaagtaaaacgtGTCAGAAAATTCGCAAAGCAAGACTTGTACAGAACCTATAGACATGATAGCCGCGGAtagcaatttgaatatacgagaaaacataattctgttatgcggAAACCCAAACATAAGCACCGTTTCCAGCTGCCATGGCGGTACTGTTGTAGGgcagtgtttgccataatgtcaAATATGGTCGCCGAACATACAGTGCGATAGATGCAACGGGCATATACATTGTGTGCACAcattcgtcacgcgcgcacgcacttCTACAAAGGTGTAGCATGCATCCTATGACTTCTTGGTTGGGTTGATGTTTATTAGGTCCGGAAGTCACATTTTCGGTTTCTGTTCAATACGCAAACTCTTGTGTTGAATACATTGTCCGGGTAGCCTCATAATGTGTCGGACGCAGTCCCAAATTCCTCTGGCTCATAACTACCTGGCCCCTTCTGAAATGACGTTAGCGTAATCATTTCAGAGGTAATTCATCACGAAAGCTCTGAGCAAACGTAACAGCTTCATTAGGCTTTGAGTTGTAACTGATCAAGGCAAGCATCGAGGGACTTGCAGAATAAAACTACACGTCTGCTTATGCCAGAGAAAAGGgtaaacaaaataatgcaagcaTTCAAAATGCGCCATTTCACTATTCAACGACAATTCTTTGCAATTCTTTGCGTGACTGAAATATTGCGCTGACTGACGTTCTCTCTAGTCCAGATGACGCCTTTCTTGCCGCCTTAGCCCATTCAGGTCGAAAATGCCGGAATCCCCCTAATGCCCTCCAACAATTTTACCAATTAGAACCAACAGAAATATTTAGAAAATTATAAGTATCAGCACTCATAATTAGGCATTATGTCAACTACTTTGCAGACTCCCAAGTGAAGCACAATGAGGAAGTGCACAATGGGGAAGTGCACAATGGGGAAGTCCCAAGGAAGCACAATGGGGAAAACTTTATCTGTTTGTATCAGTGCGCAATGAGTATAACCTTCGTTGGGCAGAACAAAAAGTGTATCCAGTTATCTGTCGTGTTATTACGGTATTATAATTGGTAATTAAGAAATGTGAAAAACCACCTGCTACATACAACAAACTGCGTTCCTTGCATTTTCGCCAGAAAAGGCCAGTGGACTTCATGTGCGGCTTTGATCATTTAGATTCAACTACTTTCAAAGCTCAATTCATTGAAAAATTTGTCACAGGAAGTGGTCAAGTGTTTCTATCGAAAAATGTGCCTTTCTCAGGCTGATATCAAAAGCATTCTAGTCGCCAtgcatatttgtttttttttatttaatgctCTACGTCGGTAGTATGTATGATCTCCGCGGCGCACGAATTTCCGTTATCAATGTATTTTTTTGTACAGTCACTGAATTATTATTTTCTATTGTTTGTCACGTATATCGTGTAGTGATATACTGCATTGTAC is a window from the Dermacentor silvarum isolate Dsil-2018 unplaced genomic scaffold, BIME_Dsil_1.4 Seq11964, whole genome shotgun sequence genome containing:
- the LOC119434526 gene encoding uncharacterized protein LOC119434526, whose translation is MVDASDIAIGAVLQQLNDGTWHPTAFFSKKLTPTERRYSTFGRELLAVYSNGGTHTARELRQLAYISEFTTDIRHVKGSDNVVADALSRSAINFVNDPEGVNFDALAAAQRDDEELKSLLTTKTALKLQTTAYHPIRNGMVERFHRQLKSALAATEERNWMEALPLILLGIRTAVKTDIGCSAAELVYGTTLCLPGEFFTGSPQDG